The following are encoded in a window of Deinococcus carri genomic DNA:
- a CDS encoding response regulator transcription factor, with translation MTDPAPTPPVRVLLVDDHAVVRQGLRLFLGLDPHIEVVGEAANGEEALLEADRLTPDVVVMDLMMPVMDGIQATRLLRRTHPDTEVIALTSTLEEHKVNGAIEAGAVSYMLKDASSDTLADAIHAAARGEVRLHPEAARRLVRDFRTPDMRETLTPKEVIVLQLIARGCSNRDIARDQGVTEATVKTHVSRLLSKLGLESRTQAALYALRHGLASLEE, from the coding sequence ATGACCGACCCTGCCCCCACCCCCCCCGTCCGCGTGCTGCTGGTGGACGACCACGCCGTCGTGCGCCAGGGCCTGCGCCTCTTCCTGGGCCTCGACCCCCACATCGAGGTGGTGGGCGAGGCCGCCAACGGCGAGGAAGCCCTCTTGGAAGCGGACCGCCTGACGCCCGACGTGGTGGTGATGGACCTGATGATGCCCGTGATGGACGGCATTCAGGCCACCCGCCTGCTGCGCCGCACCCATCCGGACACCGAAGTCATCGCGCTGACCAGCACGCTGGAAGAACACAAGGTCAACGGCGCGATTGAGGCGGGGGCCGTCAGCTACATGCTCAAGGACGCCTCCTCCGACACGCTGGCCGACGCGATCCACGCCGCCGCGCGGGGCGAGGTGCGCCTGCACCCGGAAGCCGCCCGCCGCCTGGTGCGCGACTTCCGCACCCCCGACATGCGCGAGACGCTGACGCCCAAGGAAGTCATCGTGCTGCAACTGATCGCGCGCGGCTGCTCCAACCGCGACATCGCCCGCGACCAGGGCGTGACCGAGGCGACCGTGAAAACCCATGTCAGCCGCCTGTTGAGCAAGCTGGGGCTGGAAAGCCGCACTCAGGCGGCGCTGTACGCATTGCGGCACGGGCTGGCGAGCCTGGAGGAATGA
- a CDS encoding chlorite dismutase family protein has protein sequence MMVDLDPSGQVTQREPDRAQRQFLNYAFFKLDPAFRRLPQGEREELKAEFLAAAQGWVTDAPAEKGLIQRTYSLVGVRSDVDFMLWRIAFDVREFQEAQARLNRTRLMGYLTQPYNFVSMNKRSQYVNRVEGSGHGLEILPGQGQFLFIYPFIKTRPWYDLTPHSRQGMMDEHIYASGPFKGVRINTSYSYGIDDQEFVVSFDSDYPQEFVDLVHRLRYTEASNYTLRDTPMFTCVKKELAGVLDDLG, from the coding sequence ATGATGGTGGACCTCGACCCCAGCGGGCAGGTGACGCAGCGGGAGCCGGACCGGGCGCAGCGGCAGTTTCTGAACTACGCCTTCTTCAAGCTCGACCCCGCGTTCCGGCGGCTGCCCCAGGGTGAGCGCGAGGAACTCAAGGCCGAGTTTCTCGCGGCGGCCCAGGGCTGGGTCACGGACGCGCCCGCCGAGAAGGGGCTGATTCAGCGCACCTACAGCCTAGTGGGCGTTCGCAGCGACGTGGATTTCATGCTCTGGCGCATCGCCTTCGACGTGCGCGAGTTTCAGGAGGCGCAGGCCCGCCTGAACCGCACGCGGCTGATGGGCTACCTCACGCAGCCGTACAACTTCGTCTCCATGAACAAGCGCAGCCAGTACGTGAACCGCGTCGAGGGCAGCGGGCACGGCCTGGAAATCCTGCCGGGGCAGGGGCAGTTCCTCTTCATCTACCCCTTCATCAAGACCCGCCCCTGGTACGACCTGACGCCGCATTCCCGCCAGGGCATGATGGACGAACACATCTACGCCTCCGGCCCCTTCAAAGGCGTGCGCATCAACACCTCCTACTCGTACGGCATCGACGACCAGGAGTTCGTGGTCAGCTTCGACTCGGACTATCCGCAGGAGTTCGTGGACCTCGTCCACCGCCTGCGCTACACCGAGGCGAGCAACTACACGCTGCGGGACACGCCGATGTTCACGTGTGTGAAGAAGGAGCTGGCGGGCGTGCTGGACGACCTGGGCTGA